Proteins from one Monodelphis domestica isolate mMonDom1 chromosome 6, mMonDom1.pri, whole genome shotgun sequence genomic window:
- the LGALS12 gene encoding galectin-12 isoform X2, whose product MWRGGRGGRGGGGGGGGLEPLPDSFILQPPIFYPVVPYATTIFGGLHAGKMVVVQGRVPQDAQRFQIDFQCGCSLQPRPDIAIHFNPRFYTMKPHVICNSLQGGRWQREARWPGLSLGRGDAFLILFLFGAEEVRVSVNGRHFLHYPYRLPLSRVDTLGIYGHIFVEAVGFLNSNPFADGGSEYPAGSPLLLKSSRLAVPCVWPLPRGLWPGQVIVVRGLVGANPQEFTLSLQDGSSQAHMKLEVCFRSRTVAWISPWSRRERISTPFLFHPQRFFEVRHGKTPGTAYPPKALVSPPGTPKDGGWEGRGQRHQPLLQLPHFMDGDPKKEVLWRHSVFWRKPRGRTH is encoded by the exons ATGTGgcgaggaggaagaggaggaagaggaggaggaggaggaggaggaggcctgGAGCCCCTTCCAGATAGCTTCATCTTGCAGCCGCCCATCTTTTACCCG GTCGTCCCCTACGCCACAACAATTTTTGGTGGCCTTCACGCCGGAAAGATGGTCGTGGTCCAGGGCAGGGTCCCGCAGGATGCTCAGAG GTTCCAGATCGATTTCCAGTGTGGCTGCAGCCTGCAACCCCGGCCAGACATCGCCATCCATTTCAACCCTCGATTCTACACCATGAAGCCCCATGTCATCTGCAACAGCCTCCAGGGGGGACGGTGGCAGAGGGAGGCCCGCTGGCCCGGGCTGAGCCTGGGCAGAGGAGACGCcttcctcatcctcttcctcttcGGAGCCGAAGAAGTGAGG GTGAGCGTGAACGGCCGGCACTTTCTCCACTATCCCTACCGGCTCCCACTGTCCAGAGTGGACACGCTGGGCATTTACGGCCATATCTTCGTGGAAGCTGTTGGGTTCCTGAACAGCAAT CCCTTTGCGGACGGTGGAAGCGAGTACCCGGCCGGATCT CCTCTTTTACTGAAAAGCTCCAGACTG GCGGTTCCCTGCGTGTGGCCTCTTCCCAGGGGCCTGTGGCCAGGACAGGTCATCGTGGTGCGGGGCCTCGTGGGGGCCAACCCTCAGGA ATTCACGCTGAGCTTGCAGGACGGTTCAAGCCAAGCACACATGAAGCTCGAGGTTTGCTTCAGAAGCAGGACGGTGGCCTGGATCTCCCCCTGGAGCCGCAGGGAGCGGATCTCGACCCCTTTCCTCTTCCACCCACAACGCTTCTTCGAGGTGAGGCATGGCAAGACGCCTGGCACAGCGTACCCCCCCAAAGCTTTAGTCTCCCCACCAGGCACCCCAAAGGATGGAGGCTGGGAAGGGAGGGGGCAGCGTCACCAGCCTCTCCTCCAACTGCCTCATTTCATGGATGGGGACCCGAAGAAGGAAGTCCTTTGGCGACACTCAGTCTTTTGGCGAAAGCCCAGAGGGAGGACGCATTGA
- the LGALS12 gene encoding galectin-12 isoform X1: protein MACLTPQDPEKELPGLGWPKGLGAGRRAARGARPLSVPSLTAGPCQVPDRFPVWLQPATPARHRHPFQPSILHHEAPCHLQQPPGGTVAEGGPLARAEPGQRRRLPHPLPLRSRRSEGERERPALSPLSLPAPTVQSGHAGHLRPYLRGSCWVPEQQSLCGRWKRVPGRISSFTEKLQTGGSLRVASSQGPVARTGHRGAGPRGGQPSGIHAELAGRFKPSTHEARGLLQKQDGGLDLPLEPQGADLDPFPLPPTTLLRGITHVQGQWPPVSPEWERSRGRQPPVAGPRATQGATDQRERGALLCPVLEGPDSQGSTHRSPGPISRLSDSWVSLDFRGLGVPALAPGGPWSHGQRSQPGTQFPKDARQPYGPGEN, encoded by the exons ATGGCTTGCCTCACTCCACAGGACCCAGAAAAAGAACTGCCTGGCCTGGGGTGGCCCAAGGGGTTGGGGGCTGGACGGAGAGCTGCCCGGGGCGCCCGGCCCTTGTCTGTGCCATCCCTCACGGCCGGGCCCTGCCAGGTTCCAGATCGATTTCCAGTGTGGCTGCAGCCTGCAACCCCGGCCAGACATCGCCATCCATTTCAACCCTCGATTCTACACCATGAAGCCCCATGTCATCTGCAACAGCCTCCAGGGGGGACGGTGGCAGAGGGAGGCCCGCTGGCCCGGGCTGAGCCTGGGCAGAGGAGACGCcttcctcatcctcttcctcttcGGAGCCGAAGAAGTGAGG GTGAGCGTGAACGGCCGGCACTTTCTCCACTATCCCTACCGGCTCCCACTGTCCAGAGTGGACACGCTGGGCATTTACGGCCATATCTTCGTGGAAGCTGTTGGGTTCCTGAACAGCAAT CCCTTTGCGGACGGTGGAAGCGAGTACCCGGCCGGATCT CCTCTTTTACTGAAAAGCTCCAGACTG GCGGTTCCCTGCGTGTGGCCTCTTCCCAGGGGCCTGTGGCCAGGACAGGTCATCGTGGTGCGGGGCCTCGTGGGGGCCAACCCTCAGGA ATTCACGCTGAGCTTGCAGGACGGTTCAAGCCAAGCACACATGAAGCTCGAGGTTTGCTTCAGAAGCAGGACGGTGGCCTGGATCTCCCCCTGGAGCCGCAGGGAGCGGATCTCGACCCCTTTCCTCTTCCACCCACAACGCTTCTTCGAG gTATTACTCATGTGCAGGGACAATGGCCTCCAGTTAGCCCTGAATGGGAACGCAGTCGGGGCCGTCAGCCTCCGGTGGCGGGCCCTCGAGCGACTCAGGGAGCTACGGATCAGCGGGAACGTGGAGCTCTATTGTGTCCGGTGCTAGAGGGCCCCGACTCCCAGGGGAGCACCCATCGGTCCCCTGGGCCCATCAGCCGCCTGTCAGACTCGTGGGTCTCCCTGGACTTCAGAGGCCTTGGGGTGCCTGCCCTCGCCCCAGGGGGACCCTGGTCACACGGGCAGAGATCTCAGCCTGGCACACAATTCCCCAAGGATGCCCGCCAGCCATATGGGCCAGGAGAGAACTAG
- the LGALS12 gene encoding galectin-12 isoform X3, with translation MWRGGRGGRGGGGGGGGLEPLPDSFILQPPIFYPVVPYATTIFGGLHAGKMVVVQGRVPQDAQRFQIDFQCGCSLQPRPDIAIHFNPRFYTMKPHVICNSLQGGRWQREARWPGLSLGRGDAFLILFLFGAEEVRVSVNGRHFLHYPYRLPLSRVDTLGIYGHIFVEAVGFLNSNPFADGGSEYPAGSPLLLKSSRLAVPCVWPLPRGLWPGQVIVVRGLVGANPQEFTLSLQDGSSQAHMKLEVCFRSRTVAWISPWSRRERISTPFLFHPQRFFEVLLMCRDNGLQLALNGNAVGAVSLRWRALERLRELRISGNVELYCVRC, from the exons ATGTGgcgaggaggaagaggaggaagaggaggaggaggaggaggaggaggcctgGAGCCCCTTCCAGATAGCTTCATCTTGCAGCCGCCCATCTTTTACCCG GTCGTCCCCTACGCCACAACAATTTTTGGTGGCCTTCACGCCGGAAAGATGGTCGTGGTCCAGGGCAGGGTCCCGCAGGATGCTCAGAG GTTCCAGATCGATTTCCAGTGTGGCTGCAGCCTGCAACCCCGGCCAGACATCGCCATCCATTTCAACCCTCGATTCTACACCATGAAGCCCCATGTCATCTGCAACAGCCTCCAGGGGGGACGGTGGCAGAGGGAGGCCCGCTGGCCCGGGCTGAGCCTGGGCAGAGGAGACGCcttcctcatcctcttcctcttcGGAGCCGAAGAAGTGAGG GTGAGCGTGAACGGCCGGCACTTTCTCCACTATCCCTACCGGCTCCCACTGTCCAGAGTGGACACGCTGGGCATTTACGGCCATATCTTCGTGGAAGCTGTTGGGTTCCTGAACAGCAAT CCCTTTGCGGACGGTGGAAGCGAGTACCCGGCCGGATCT CCTCTTTTACTGAAAAGCTCCAGACTG GCGGTTCCCTGCGTGTGGCCTCTTCCCAGGGGCCTGTGGCCAGGACAGGTCATCGTGGTGCGGGGCCTCGTGGGGGCCAACCCTCAGGA ATTCACGCTGAGCTTGCAGGACGGTTCAAGCCAAGCACACATGAAGCTCGAGGTTTGCTTCAGAAGCAGGACGGTGGCCTGGATCTCCCCCTGGAGCCGCAGGGAGCGGATCTCGACCCCTTTCCTCTTCCACCCACAACGCTTCTTCGAG gTATTACTCATGTGCAGGGACAATGGCCTCCAGTTAGCCCTGAATGGGAACGCAGTCGGGGCCGTCAGCCTCCGGTGGCGGGCCCTCGAGCGACTCAGGGAGCTACGGATCAGCGGGAACGTGGAGCTCTATTGTGTCCGGTGCTAG